The following are encoded in a window of Verrucomicrobiia bacterium genomic DNA:
- a CDS encoding glucose 1-dehydrogenase: MRLKDRVAVITGAGSGIGAAIAERFAAGGGRVVINYHPGGKHNGAELAGKLTQNGQSAIAIGANVDQRAEVEQMFQQTVARFGRVDILVNNAGIEINKPFIDLTDEEWSKVIGVNLYGSFVVSQTGARQMVKQGQGGKILFISSVHEDIPFPRYTAYCASKGAIRMMMRNLAIELAPYKINVNNIAPGAIATPINQKVLENPQEKQKAIGEIPWGRFGKPEEVASLAVFLASAEADYVTGSTYYMDGGMTQQVTKY; this comes from the coding sequence ATGAGGTTAAAGGATAGAGTGGCGGTGATCACCGGCGCGGGCAGTGGCATCGGCGCGGCGATTGCAGAGCGATTCGCGGCGGGAGGAGGCCGGGTAGTGATCAATTATCACCCCGGGGGCAAGCACAACGGGGCTGAACTGGCCGGCAAACTCACCCAAAACGGGCAGAGCGCCATTGCTATCGGCGCCAACGTGGACCAACGCGCTGAGGTGGAGCAGATGTTTCAGCAGACCGTCGCCAGATTTGGCCGTGTCGATATCCTGGTGAACAATGCCGGCATCGAGATTAACAAGCCTTTCATCGATCTTACAGATGAGGAATGGAGCAAGGTCATCGGGGTAAATCTGTATGGCAGCTTTGTGGTCAGCCAGACGGGGGCCCGCCAGATGGTCAAGCAGGGGCAAGGCGGCAAAATCCTGTTCATCTCGTCGGTGCATGAGGACATCCCGTTTCCACGCTATACAGCCTATTGCGCCTCGAAAGGGGCTATCCGGATGATGATGCGCAATTTGGCCATCGAACTTGCCCCTTATAAGATCAACGTCAATAATATTGCCCCCGGGGCGATTGCGACGCCGATAAACCAAAAGGTCCTTGAGAACCCGCAGGAAAAACAGAAGGCCATTGGCGAAATCCCTTGGGGCCGCTTCGGTAAACCTGAGGAGGTGGCATCGCTGGCCGTTTTTCTGGCAAGCGCTGAAGCCGATTACGTCACCGGGAGCACCTACTACATGGATGGCGGGATGACGCAACAGGTGACGAAGTATTGA